Within the Miscanthus floridulus cultivar M001 chromosome 2, ASM1932011v1, whole genome shotgun sequence genome, the region GCCTATTCGTTTCGATCGTAAATTTTTTAGCGAGagtggtatttttctctcatatcaaatcaaTCAGTAATAATAATTCATGATTGTATATGATCGTTTCAGGCCTAGCCGAACAAGTTGTGCATGGATAACCCTTTTATTAAATCAGCACAATTCTCAAAGCACACAAAAGATTAAACATCCTCCGGTAAAAAATAATTGTCATATTTTACTGTTTAGGTGTCCGAAAGGAATTCCCTGTGAGCCATTATAAAAGATTGTAATTTCCTGTGAACCACTGAAAAAGTTCGACAGACTTCAGCGTCACtgctctaatttttttttttgcactccaTGCCACTACCGTCAATTGGGCTCTAATGGTGTCAAACCGCAGGttagaaaagtcaaaaatacccttaagtctaaatatgctattaatttttttagtattttaacgactttaaataaaaaagctcaaaactagaaagttatagatctcgtcgagatttataattttcatataaaaattatcttcatttaattaaaaaaatatatgatTTGATATTTAATatatcatagaaaaatcatatcttttttacgGTATTAAATTAAGATAATTTTATATGAgaattgtagatctcgacgagatctacaactttctagttttgagtttttctatttgaagtcgttaagatactaaaaaaattaatgacatatttagacctaagggtattttcgacttttcacaacTACAGTTCGACACCGTTAGAGTCCAATTTGACGGCAGTGGCATGTagggaaaaaaaaaaagaacagtgATGCTGAAGTCTGACAAACTTTTTCAGTGGCTTACATGAAATTGCGATCTTTTTAATGGCTCACAAGGAATTCTCTCATGTCTAACCATTAATGTCTTTTACAATATATTCTTCAAATCCTTAAAATTCATGAGATTCTTGTTTTCTCCGATACAATTGCCTCTGGATCATTGACAACACTCTGCAGATCAGTTTCCTCTTGTACTATAACAAAGTTTAATCCTGGTAGATGCACGAAAAGACGCTCTGGGGGAAAATTTACCATGAATTTCAAACCCGGACAGCCTCCATGTGGCGTCACAGCAAGAAACATATCTAGATTTGATATATTCAGCAATTTCATCCATACCATCAGAGCTAGTCTTTTCTTGATCTACTGTACCGTCACCCTTTGTAGATTCTGAAGCAGATGACTGACGATTCTTGAAGCACAGTCAAATCCTTTGTTTACCTATTTGAATAGATACTTGATCAGATAGGTTTGGTTGCAGGCCTCGACATTAATATGTGCCTGGTATTTCTTGAGTATTGACAGATTATGTGGCACGACCCATTGATTGTCTACTTGTACATTCCCTTTCCAGGCAACAATACCATTTTTTCTGTGCCTGTATAGTGGGTAGCCAGCTTCATCAAAAGCTGTTTCAGATCTAAATGACTTAGGATACCTTTTTGAACACTTGCCATCTCTCATGCAAGGACTATTTAGATTAGCTGAACCACACGGACCATATACCATAAACTCTTGAACCAGGGAGAATCCTAACGGATCAGCACTAGGATCAGGTAACTCGGCAGATATATATCTATCAACGTCAGCAATGGAAGGCTCACGATCCATAACACACTGCCAAACTACAATGTGTGAAGGAGGTAGCCCATGTTTCTGGAACTAATTTGTATAGGCGACTGCATATGTGAACATGTAAATGTCAGGTACTACGCAATAAATAGTCTAAAAAATGCTGAACGAAATAACATAGCAGAGTAATGAGACATTATGTACCTGCACGAACAGGACCAAAAACGTGGCCTTCCTTTATATCAGCAAGGTATTCTTCAAGTTTGATAAGGAAAACACGAACTACCACATCTGACCTACCAGTAGACTTTTGGCCTTCTTCAAATCGAATTGCCTCTGTGATTTCTGGACACTTAGAGTTGGAAGTATGTCAACATCAACCCATCAACATGATAAATTGGTACCAGAAAGTGTTTACAGCATCACTAAGAACAATATCATGATATAACAAACAAATGAAGGCAAGGTGGTAAAAAGAGAAGGCGTCAAGCTATATCATTTTTGTGATCCCTTATAATGATCCAGCTAGAAATTGAACTGAAAGAGTTAAAGGTGATTTCAGACAAAACAGAGAAAAAGCTTAGTTCACAATGCATTATTCAGTGCTCCCGGTAAATGCATCTCTCTCAACTGGCCCCTTTATAGTGTCCTTTAACGATATTTTGTGTTTAATATATGCCTATACTagaaaaagaaatacaaaaacaCTAACAACAAAATGGGTTACTCAACCTTTAATATCATGTGGTGCATTCATGAAAAGCACAATTGTCTGCCACCATGAGCCCTTCTTATATGTATGTAAGATGAGACTAAAAATTCCACAGGGAAAGTAATGTACATTGCCTAAAGCTTTCTCTAAGCCATCTAATAAGTAGCAATCCAAAAGGATGCTTGCAAACTTGCCATGAATTCAACACAAAAGCTTGCTTTTATGGAGGATGATAAATATACCTTATTGTTCCCTAGAGAAAAATTGAAGTTCATGTTCCCAAGGCTCAACAGTCTTGTTTCACATAAGATTACCATTGTGACATTTTTACCTTCCATGGAATAGATAGTGTTCAACAAGCCTCTTGCTTGTGTAAGTTACCAATGGTCTTTGCATGAGCATTCACCATTTACAAAGTGATGGAAGCGGTTAACATCTCTTATGATAATTTCACGCTGCTCAATCTGTGAAATCAGCTTGATGACAACATGGCAGTCCTCACAAACTCGAAGATTCTTTGTCACAAGCAGCTTTGTCCCAGGGGGTGTACTAATGAGTCCAAATGCAATGGCCAGCCTCTCGCTGTGTCCCCATACCATGTTCCTCTTTTCATCAGCTTCCACATTATGGAAAACTGGCGTGGTGTCAGGCACATAGCCAGTTTGACTGATGAGACCTTCCAATCGCTCCAACTCTTCATATATTTCATCTGATCTAGGATGAGAAGCATCACCCACAAGAAACCCATGGGACTTCCCTTTCAATTCGATCCAGCTACAAGCAATTATCTTTTTCAAGCCTCTATTGGTCATCAGCTTCCTCACCCTTGCAGCTTCTTCCCATTTCCCAGACTGAGCATATATATTTGATAGAAGCACATAATTACCAGCATCTTCAGgctccaattcaatcaacttatgCAGGGCTAGTTCAGCTAGCTCAACATTTTTGTGAATCTTACAACCATTTAGCAGTGCACCCCATATCCCTGAATCTGGCTTCACCAACATTCCTTTAATAACATCAGAAGCTTCTTTGAACCTACCAGAGTGACCAAGAACATCTACAAGGCAGGTGTAATGCTGCACTGTTGGCTTGATGGAATATACAGTCACCATCAGATCAAATACTTCTTTTGCTTCTTGTACCATTCCTCCATGGTTACAAGCAGATAGGACCCCAACAAAAGTAATATGGTCAGGTATCACTTGAGCCTCACTCCGCATTCTGCTAAAGAGCTCAAATGCATGATCAGCATGGCCATGCATCCCAAATCCGCAGATCATGGCATTCCAAGAAATAAGATCCCTGTGCAAGAGCTGCTCAAAGAGAACACGCGCCACCGTAACCCAACCACTCTTGGCATACATGTCCAGAAGGGAAGTCTTCAGCTTGTCCTGTGACCCAAACCCTCTCCTCCAACCGTACCCATGCAGCTCCCTCCCTCTAGGCAGCGCAGCCGCATCAGCTGCAGCTGATATCGCACTCACCAGAGTGACGATCGTTGGCGCAATGCCTTCAGCCGCCATGTTACGGCACAGAGCGAGCGCCTCTGCTGGTCGCCCATTTTGCCCACATGCTGTAATCATTGAATTCCATACCACGGCGTCCCTAACTGTGGTGCCATCAAACACTGCCCAAGCCTCGTTCACGCAACCACACTTGGCGTACATGTCGATGAGGCCTGCACACACAAACACATCTGCGGCCCAACTCGTGCGCATGACACGATCGTGCACCTCCCGGCCAGCGCCCAGGTCCAGGAGTGCAGCGCACGCCTTGAGAACCGGCGGATACGTGAAGTTGTCTGGTTCCATGCTGCCATATGCCAGCATCGCGCGGTACAGCTCTATTGCCGCCTCGTGTGGACCGTCGTGAGCGTAGGCACGGATGAGCACGTTCCACAGGAAGACGTTGCCCTGTTTGGGCATTTCGTCGAACAAGCGACGGGCGAGAGACACATGGCCGCAGGACGCGTAGAGATCGACGAGCCTGGTGGCGAGGACAGCGTCGAGGCCAAGGCCCGACACGAGGAGCCTGGCGTGGAGCTGTCGACCGGGCCGAACGGCTCTGGAGAGGACGCAGGATCGGAGGATGGCGGCGTAGTTGTTGTGGCTGTACGGAGATGGGCACGGGGAGAGGAAGGCTGGGCTTCGGGTAGGAGGTGAAGGTGGAGGAGATGCGGCATTGGGTGCAGGCCGGAGATGGCTGGTCGTTTGGAGGGACGAGACGGGGAGGAGGCGGTAGAGGCGTGCCGGAGACGGCGAGGCTGTTGATTTTGAGAGCATGGATGGCAGCATCTTCCGGCCGCGCAGACGGCGGTCGTGTGGTGTAAACGTTGTCCCAGAATGGGCTTTAGGGCCTAGTTTTGATGGATGGTTGCTAGTCGTTGGATGGAAAATCTAACGGCCCAGAAAAGGTAAAAAAACAAACAACTGAGAAAGAAAACGCGCGAGGAATTATATTGAACTAAGCTCAATTCAATATGACCCGATGCATGGTTTTTTATGATCTCACTAATATGAGGTAACCACTgagtttcaaataaaaaatatgAGGTAACCACTGACAAAATGATTTAGTTGAGCTAAATACGCTAAGAACACGTACACGATTAATGGGCAATATATCTAGAATTCTAGAGCATCACATGGTTGAGTTCTTGACTCTTGAGTGTCAACCGTGTGTATGTAATAACTATGTATATAGATAGATGGATGTGTTGCTTAATGTATGAGCTATATGAGTATCTCTTCTGAGTGCCCAGGTATCTCTTGTGTGTAGGGTTACTACAAATGTCCAAAGTCCTTAACTCCGAAGTGATCGTGCACCATTCAATAGAACTTTAGATAATACATGCATATAGAACTATGGATATCTTACAATTAGATCTGCGTAGACGTGTAACATGCACGTATGATTGAGATGTGTAACATACACGTGTGACAGAGCCTAATATGTAGATGTAGAACTAAagcttaggtggactaatgtatAGTCCGGTCATCTGGTGTTGTCTGGAACTTTGGATGCATGGATTAAAGAGTTAAATGTACGAGAGACCCTTGAACTTGTTGTGGGGTGTCACTTGGATACATTGTAGGTCCATACTTGTCACGTGGTAGGAAAATATGCACCCAACCCCCTGAAAAATATGCCCCTAAACAGATCAGCCCATGACGGAGAAGATGAAGCTACCGCTGCTGCTCGTGTGCGTGCCGCCGCTGTTGGTCGTGCCGCTGGACCTCCTACTCCTGCCCGCGCTGCTCTCCAACTTCCTCCGTGCTCAGGCGACTCCCTCCCCCCAGTAGACAGGTGCGTCCGCGTCGGCCAGCAGTAGCCGCGGTAGCGGGTTGGGCGAGGTTGTCTACGAGCAGAGCTGTCGCCGCGGTGGCGCGGCGGTGTGCCGACGAACAGATGGCTTATCGTGGGGAGCCAGATGGTAGGGGATGGCGAGCAGCTCACCTCGAGATGCCTGGTGTGGTTCGCTGGGTTGGGGACTACATGGAGACGGCTGACCACGTGCGCGGCGGGAAGAAGCAGGCGGacggtgtaacacctcgggtgttagccttgcataacttgacttgcataacatgagcatgagcatcaagcattcataaatcatcatttacaattgaaacatttgatagaaacatatgaaacattgcttgttatctcgtgtttcttaggaCATATGCATaagatcatgtgcaaatgaatgcaagtgggtaatgctagtcactaaaacaccttagctacacttaggttaacaaaaggaaccttgttcatgaaggccacctttcatgatcaagcacttaagtaatatttcatgtgttgacctggatagctctatgagtgaccactgcataaaatgataggatgaccttgaaaatttcttaaacatgcttaggatatcatcatgaacaactttggtatttaaggctagggctagtttggtcatttagccatggtttgagtatgtatcatgatttcaaagtgacatgtttgactaaagttgaactaggtgttagagaccttgcatggaggagttcactaaagcaatgttgtagtgtttagcataaggaacaactttgatttttgggcctttgactgattcagctcctaacatgtgtgaaattggatttcaaaaatcatcaaatcactgatttccacacttagcaaatttcaccAAGTCTTTTTCACTGACCAACTGACAGGCTCACCTTGGGGAGGATTTTACTCAGTTTACgttgagaattggaacacgatcattgaacaacatttgtagctggtacatgagTCTACAAAATTTGTTTAGGATGTTTacacgaaggagccacggattagcagatATGTCGActtgaaaacgcgctgtcaggcatcaccgttcgcgactgacgaactgaatcggctgattcagtggccgaccgccgtcaggccatggccgccgcgtggaggagaaACAGCCacgcgtcgcctctgctctgcccagccaggccacgacgcgcccgagcgcgccttcatcacgccagcgcccgcccgtacTCAACCGCACTCCGTTTTCGTGTTGCctcggcctttcttcctcgcagcagcagccgccgagctctcgcagctccgccgtcgccatagccaacaCGAGCTCGCCCTCGCTGCTTCTCCACCCCTGCAACACCTCCACTAGTGCCCCAGCGAACCACTGCTTCTTCCCGTGCCCGCCATTCGAGTTCGGTaagcgccagcgccgtgccaatgctcaccggagctccgccgcggactccgtcgtcgtggccacgccgccaccgtcctcctcccgctccgttagctagcgcgctaggttccCCAGCATCCGCTGACGCTTGTCCACACGTTAATTTGaaccaccgtagcccacaccggtgtaccaccgtggtccagccccgccgctccaccatggtcgccgccgtcagctctagggtcggcaataggcccggccaagtggctcagtaggttcgctaggtcacgtagatcacgtagcgtagatgtcatcgccggcgaagctcgccgtcgacgagccacagccgcgcagtgcccagcagcgccgctgctctgcttcgagtcaatgacatgtggggtcccctgaccaccgggtcccactgGTCAACGACTCagtgtttgaaggctaactcatttgattccagtttttgatttcttttgtgattttcatatcttcagtttggtagctcctaaaattgtgaaataaatttgtgggTGTTccataggaagtgtagtatttaggaaaaatatgtttttgacttgtacagtataaagttttggagatttaaatagggatttgaaatgtgcttttgaatacattcaaatttgtttattttatatctagagttcctgtgctccaaaaattatgaaatttttgtggtaggctattcttgtcatatatgaactctggtaaaaatttgaggaccagtgcatgtgtagatctatagttatagatttttcttttataaatagttaatccttgcatgaatttttataaattaattatgagtccaaaattcataaaatttattggaggtaatactagtaccatatgtatgctaaaaaaaataggaaatctgttgcttgacacttttcaatagggatttccatttatgctatttcaagccttgctgccttctcatttttgtatagaatgttttacttagtaaaatgacatgaaatttttttagtagtcctttaatagcattagtaaggcactgtaaatttttaagaatttaataagtatgtctgatatatgtttagtatttaacctagatatctaaataaaataataaaggtaattaaataaatagtttgggcttcacaaTTATatgatcttaaatgtatttggtatgcctacactgttggtagattttaagttgtcaaatttggaatgattacatgaagtagaagtattattactttatattgcatattaaataatttccggactgattctagagtgtgatgagttgcatgttgaaactgagatgtactgtaaaaatggttaataacaaagttgtaaggaatttgataagctttccagaaagtccaagatcactagatttggattagtagaactccagtatgagtgaaacaagtagctaccgtttgtggcatagtcgatgcattatagaagtagttaagtaataatcgagaagagatatgcacctactcaataaacatgatgcacttgttaacatatatgcattcgtaatactcatgccatactcatgcatttaggatcggaggaagagatcacgttgctggaattcgaagaagcagaggaagggaaccagcaggaggatccgcaagccgcagctcccgaaggcgtggagcagaaccctgaagagcttccggagtgtcctgaccatcgccctacttcctttctgtgaggcaagccccggagcattataagtctcctagtaatttacaagtgtttacttaagtacttatgactgctgcattaggttataagagttgaatgaaaccacttgatgcatgtacattccttgtccaaatattacacctttaaccggtataggtccaggatcgaatatatatgcttagccatgcttagaccggtagaagtcgggtgatgtcctgtcacctacgagatataggtggataccagagcacggttggctatatttgctatcgtgaaacaagaaccatggggtaaaagtaaattgagaccggacgggatgtcgataaagaagcaacaagacatggaggtcttgggtgtggatctatccctgtctatgtcgatcaaggaccgtaccgttgttggaacttctgacaagattgaacgcatgcctctcacttagctggccggataattcgttccgaccgcgaagccaagtaattcaactcaggccgggaatcgttctgttgtgcgctccttccggggaacgatcagactgagcccaagggcaggcttggcctgagcatcctggcatctggtgttccagattgtgcggcgtggtacggacccgcgaaatatgtacctaagttgtatcaaaggtgacctaaggctatcgtggctggtagacctgggtttgtgttaggaataaattcccagctggttgaaatcgattcgaatcgccgtctctcccggatagtgagaaacttggctagctccaacatcgtagtaactatgttatgaaacatgatggttcggatgaaattGGAatttacaatacctgctatggttactattgcatgcttctaaatgatataccacatgtttggcacaggatagttgcttaTCTAGAatgggatagttataattaacttgataaaggaatcaaaattgtacaatgggtgagttgcctttttcgcaaaatgttgtcaagttacgtccacttatacagccttgcataatccttggagttattttatttctggttcatgacgggtaagtctagctgagtaccttctcgtactcagggtttattttcccattgttgcagatggcactgtgtatcatggttattgcaagagttgcttctatcccgccatggatgaggagtaagccttgggcaggcttctttaataattcctatctttgcttttgtggaccgtgatctggcttggcactgtatcaaactatgttggaaactttatcttcgaacttatttgcttccgctttatttatcaaactcagtttgtaataacttttattcgtactctgatgatgaaatgtatctgtgaactttatgtaatatgtggtatgtatgttgaatcctgtacgatcttggttgttgtaaatcgtttatcgagacccgtcgtggtactcgacggactaccgggtttatatgggttcaagtataacagtgcgaccgcttgcggattgccattgtacttatattcttataaattggtcggttctgcgacagacgGCGGGCACCACGGCGTTCCCGGCAAATGGCGAGGCGAACAACCAAACTGTACATGTAATAGGTGAAAGAGGTCAAGGCGATGCCAAAACACAGCAAGGATGGAAGGGAGTGGAAGAAGCGACACCAGGCCGAGCTGAGCTCTTGCGGCCATGGCGGGCAGAGAGTGCAAGTTATGGAAATCCATCTGTCCTGTACCATCGATGGCTCGCATCGATGTCTCATCCTATGGCTTGCTAACTTCctaaggcctcgttcgtttgTGCAAGGTTGAAAACAGGCCTGTTTCTATTCCTGGGCCGGATTGAGTGAATCCGGGTGGTTCACTAAAACCTGGTCACCAATGGATCCTGCCCAGGAATCAACACTCTACAATATGAGGCTCGTTCGTTTCAGCCAGGAATGAAAACTTTAACGACTTAACGTAAACACTTGTTTGACAGTAAATCAAGGTCACTTGTTTGACAGCAACTTACAGTATACATTAGCAGCTTGTTTGATAGCAACTTGACAGTAAACATTTATCTACATGTATGAAAAGCAAGGGACTGAAATGAGGGGAGAAGTAACAGACAAGTAGCAAACAAAAATAGAGTCTTGATCAATAAACATCATCCTTTCAGTCTTTCAGTCTTGATCAAGACAAAATAGAGTTTGAACAGGCGGAAGCATAAATCTCTCATAGAAGTTACAAGAACtctaggttatctagtgatgttGATAAATATATGAAGACCTTAGACCTCTTGCACACTCAAGCCTCTCAAGCCTGGTAGACAAAAAGTTCAGCATCAGTTTCAGTGGCATGACAATAGTATTTGGATTCATAATCAGGAATAGTGACAAATTAGATTAGCCCTAGCTCCTAACTAAAATTCTAATGGAGAACTGCAATTCCAAAAAATATATAATCAATTAGCCCTAGCTCCTAACCAAAATAGGAATAGTCCTACTGATCATAGTATAAATAATACTATGAGATCTCGCAACAGATTCTAAAATATAAAACAGAAAATTCTTTTATAGGTAAAATACAATAGTACATGTATAAGCCAAGAGTTAATTAAATTATATGCGCTGCAATTATAATAAGCAAGAAACGAGTACTGCTAAAATTAAATTAGTAACCACTGCAGATGCCATTTGAAAATCAGAGTGCACAGGCATTAAATCAGAGTGGGTATATGAAAAGGAGACTAGCGTCTTCATGAATTAGCACAAGTGCATAGGCATGTAGCTGGGTACTGCTGTTGTTGCCACACCATCAGAGTGGCACCAGCACATGAAAATATTTTTACAAGTAGAGATAAGTTCTACCAAATAAAGATGCACCACTGGTGTGACTAGGATCTTCATGAATTAGCACAAGTGCACATGGCATCTATTATACATTGTGGCAATAATttgcttttataagaatgaagcATAGGGACTATATGGCAATAAGTTTTCTGACGGACATATGATGTTAAAACACATCAGAGG harbors:
- the LOC136540259 gene encoding pentatricopeptide repeat-containing protein At4g21065-like — protein: MLPSMLSKSTASPSPARLYRLLPVSSLQTTSHLRPAPNAASPPPSPPTRSPAFLSPCPSPYSHNNYAAILRSCVLSRAVRPGRQLHARLLVSGLGLDAVLATRLVDLYASCGHVSLARRLFDEMPKQGNVFLWNVLIRAYAHDGPHEAAIELYRAMLAYGSMEPDNFTYPPVLKACAALLDLGAGREVHDRVMRTSWAADVFVCAGLIDMYAKCGCVNEAWAVFDGTTVRDAVVWNSMITACGQNGRPAEALALCRNMAAEGIAPTIVTLVSAISAAADAAALPRGRELHGYGWRRGFGSQDKLKTSLLDMYAKSGWVTVARVLFEQLLHRDLISWNAMICGFGMHGHADHAFELFSRMRSEAQVIPDHITFVGVLSACNHGGMVQEAKEVFDLMVTVYSIKPTVQHYTCLVDVLGHSGRFKEASDVIKGMLVKPDSGIWGALLNGCKIHKNVELAELALHKLIELEPEDAGNYVLLSNIYAQSGKWEEAARVRKLMTNRGLKKIIACSWIELKGKSHGFLVGDASHPRSDEIYEELERLEGLISQTGYVPDTTPVFHNVEADEKRNMVWGHSERLAIAFGLISTPPGTKLLVTKNLRVCEDCHVVIKLISQIEQREIIIRDVNRFHHFVNGECSCKDHW